The proteins below are encoded in one region of Plectropomus leopardus isolate mb unplaced genomic scaffold, YSFRI_Pleo_2.0 unplaced_scaffold12967, whole genome shotgun sequence:
- the LOC121963866 gene encoding actin-related protein 2-A-like produces the protein MTSLFQGARRAAGASTRYYLLLLLSVDALCSSFPPHLARQKFKIRIEDPPRRKHMVFLGGAVLADIMKDKDNFWMTREEYQEKGTRVLEKLGVTVR, from the exons ATGACGAG TCTATTTCAGGGAGCTCGCAGGGCGGCGGGGGCTTCAACACGTTattatctcctcctcctcctctctgttgaCGCTCTCTGCTCTTCTTTTCCGCCTCATCTGGCCCGGCAGAAATTCAAGATCCGGATAGAGGACCCCCCTCGGCGTAAACACATGGTGTTCCTGGGCGGCGCCGTGCTGGCCGACATCATGAAGGACAAGGACAACTTCTGGATGACGCGGGAGGAGTACCAGGAGAAAGGGACGCGGGTGCTGGAGAAGCTCGGGGTCACCGTCAGATAA